A genome region from Methylorubrum populi includes the following:
- a CDS encoding nickel transporter, whose translation MSLTAAPRLAASSGSRLPLRLALAAGAVLAAAGILSGIAWALGPGLAAPPPRSPFGIGFREAAPAATGLGGWLLAVQSSFSSNLRSAVSALKAGGGWMPLVVMGFAYGVFHAAGPGHGKAVIAGYIVAGERTLRRGFALSAAAALLQACVAIAIVLVGVLVLRATAGGMTRAGTLIESVSFALVAALGGAVTWRKAGRLAGLVTDAPAEGCGPGCGHAGLTDATAIDRLGGWRERAGVVLAAGSRPCAGAVLILVFCAAQGMLAAGIAATFAMALGTALTTGALASLAVFAKALVLRLAGGRGQAGTLAVGGLELLAGAFVLVLGLAMLSGSAMGTGG comes from the coding sequence ATGTCCCTGACCGCCGCGCCGCGCCTTGCGGCTTCTTCCGGAAGCCGGCTGCCGCTCCGGCTCGCGCTCGCCGCCGGCGCGGTGCTGGCGGCGGCCGGAATCCTCTCCGGGATCGCCTGGGCGCTCGGCCCCGGCCTCGCGGCGCCGCCGCCGCGCTCGCCCTTCGGCATCGGCTTCCGCGAGGCCGCGCCCGCGGCGACGGGGCTCGGCGGCTGGCTGCTCGCGGTCCAGTCCAGCTTTTCGAGCAACCTCCGGAGCGCCGTGTCGGCGCTGAAGGCGGGCGGCGGCTGGATGCCGCTCGTCGTGATGGGCTTCGCCTACGGCGTGTTCCATGCCGCCGGCCCCGGCCACGGCAAGGCGGTGATCGCCGGCTACATCGTCGCCGGCGAGCGCACGCTCCGGCGCGGCTTCGCCTTGAGCGCCGCGGCGGCCCTGCTCCAGGCTTGCGTGGCCATCGCCATCGTCCTCGTCGGCGTCCTCGTCCTCAGGGCCACCGCCGGCGGCATGACCCGGGCCGGCACCCTGATCGAGAGCGTCAGCTTCGCCCTCGTCGCCGCGCTCGGCGGCGCCGTGACGTGGCGCAAGGCCGGACGGCTCGCGGGTCTCGTCACCGACGCCCCGGCCGAGGGCTGCGGCCCCGGTTGCGGCCACGCCGGTCTCACCGACGCGACGGCCATCGACCGCCTCGGCGGCTGGCGCGAGCGGGCGGGCGTGGTGCTCGCCGCCGGCTCCCGTCCCTGCGCCGGCGCGGTGCTGATCCTCGTGTTCTGCGCCGCGCAAGGCATGCTCGCCGCCGGCATCGCCGCGACCTTCGCCATGGCGCTGGGCACCGCGCTGACGACGGGGGCGCTGGCGAGCCTCGCGGTCTTCGCCAAGGCCCTGGTCCTGCGCCTCGCAGGCGGACGCGGGCAGGCCGGCACCCTCGCGGTCGGCGGCCTCGAACTCCTGGCCGGGGCCTTCGTGCTGGTGCTGGGGCTCGCCATGCTCTCGGGTTCGGCCATGGGCACGGGTGGCTAA
- a CDS encoding DUF2793 domain-containing protein, giving the protein MADTTPSLALPLIAGGQAQKHVTHNEALALLDALVQLAVLDKDRAAPPSSPAEGDRYLIAAGNPTGAWSGWSGRIARFQDGAWLPLAPRAGWSAWVADEAELYTFTGAAWLPFRATVNALHNLSRLGIGTGADADNPFAAKLNKALWTALTAAEGGSGDLRCTLNKQAAGNVLSLLMQTGFSARAEIGLTGDDDLHVKVSPNGGTWFEALRIDRATGNVAFPARVAVAGVPVLTGQVVAGNSGPGTVPAGATRYFTNALVGGNQSEVYAAAGRKGRFRHLRVVTQDAPGAGERWTFTLQNLFADTALSCTISGAGSNQATDLVNGVGFEAAERWCLKVVASPGARPTTNILFSLLFESLD; this is encoded by the coding sequence ATGGCCGACACGACCCCGAGCCTCGCCCTGCCGCTGATCGCGGGCGGACAGGCGCAGAAGCACGTCACCCACAACGAGGCGCTGGCGCTGCTCGACGCGCTGGTGCAACTCGCCGTCCTCGACAAGGACCGCGCCGCCCCGCCCTCATCGCCGGCCGAGGGCGACCGCTACCTGATCGCCGCGGGCAATCCGACCGGCGCCTGGTCCGGCTGGTCCGGCCGCATCGCCCGGTTCCAGGACGGGGCCTGGCTCCCCCTCGCACCGCGGGCCGGCTGGTCCGCCTGGGTCGCCGACGAGGCCGAGCTCTACACCTTCACCGGCGCGGCCTGGCTGCCGTTCCGCGCGACCGTCAACGCCCTGCACAACCTCTCCCGCCTCGGGATCGGCACCGGCGCGGACGCCGACAACCCTTTCGCGGCCAAGCTCAACAAGGCGCTCTGGACCGCGCTGACCGCGGCGGAGGGGGGAAGCGGGGATCTGCGCTGCACCCTCAACAAGCAGGCGGCCGGCAACGTCCTCTCGCTCCTGATGCAGACCGGCTTCTCCGCCCGCGCCGAGATCGGCCTGACCGGCGACGACGACCTCCACGTGAAGGTCTCGCCCAACGGGGGCACGTGGTTCGAGGCCCTGCGCATCGACCGGGCGACCGGCAACGTCGCCTTCCCCGCCCGCGTCGCCGTCGCGGGCGTGCCGGTGCTGACGGGGCAGGTGGTCGCGGGCAACAGCGGGCCGGGGACCGTCCCGGCCGGGGCGACGCGGTACTTCACCAACGCCCTCGTCGGCGGCAACCAGAGCGAGGTCTACGCCGCCGCGGGGCGAAAAGGGCGGTTCCGGCACCTGCGCGTCGTCACGCAGGACGCACCGGGGGCCGGCGAGCGCTGGACCTTCACGCTCCAGAACCTGTTCGCCGACACGGCGCTGAGCTGCACGATTTCGGGAGCCGGCTCCAACCAAGCGACCGATCTCGTCAACGGCGTGGGTTTCGAGGCGGCCGAGCGCTGGTGCCTCAAGGTCGTGGCGAGCCCGGGGGCCCGGCCCACCACCAACATCCTGTTCTCGCTGCTCTTCGAGAGCCTGGATTAG
- a CDS encoding DUF1007 family protein gives MPIAPSLGRLALAAGFGLALVGPAAAHPHVWITARAELAYEAGRVAGIRQAWTFDPEYSAFLTQGLDANGDGKVSPEELQGSASEHAGNLAEFAYFTKLKVAGREQAFTEPRDARMVLDGGRLTLSFLLPLKTPAVQGKGVAALEIYDPTYFIAFSLAEGADAVRLAGAVPGCTMTVTRAKNTEPAVAQAGPSMTEAMFEALTAASNYGEQFANRAIVACP, from the coding sequence ATGCCGATCGCCCCCTCTCTCGGACGCCTCGCCCTTGCCGCCGGATTCGGGCTCGCCCTCGTCGGTCCCGCCGCGGCCCACCCCCACGTCTGGATCACGGCGAGGGCCGAACTCGCCTACGAGGCCGGCCGCGTCGCCGGCATCCGCCAAGCCTGGACCTTCGATCCCGAATACTCGGCCTTCCTGACGCAGGGGCTCGACGCGAACGGCGACGGCAAGGTCTCGCCGGAGGAGCTTCAGGGGTCGGCGAGCGAGCACGCCGGGAACCTCGCCGAGTTCGCCTATTTCACGAAGCTGAAGGTCGCGGGGCGCGAGCAGGCCTTCACCGAGCCGCGCGATGCCCGCATGGTCCTGGACGGGGGCCGGCTGACCTTGAGCTTCCTGCTGCCGCTGAAGACGCCAGCCGTGCAGGGCAAGGGCGTCGCGGCGCTGGAGATCTACGATCCGACCTACTTCATCGCCTTCAGCCTCGCCGAAGGAGCCGACGCGGTGCGTCTGGCCGGAGCGGTGCCCGGCTGCACCATGACGGTGACGCGGGCGAAGAACACCGAGCCCGCCGTCGCCCAGGCCGGCCCATCGATGACGGAGGCGATGTTCGAGGCGCTCACCGCCGCCTCGAATTACGGCGAGCAGTTCGCCAACCGGGCGATCGTCGCATGTCCCTGA
- the ccmE gene encoding cytochrome c maturation protein CcmE, whose amino-acid sequence MTRKSRRLILIAACGAVLALALGLILSAMTGSIVFFRSPAEVAAQVVAPGTRFRLGGLVKDGSVKRGPDQNVEFSVTDTNATVPVRYRGLLPDLFREGQGIVAEGTLDAGGVFRADTVLAKHDENYMPREVADALKAQGRWQEGGAQGTSRKDAPKPEAADATLGRRSER is encoded by the coding sequence GTGACCCGCAAGAGCCGCCGCCTGATCCTCATCGCCGCCTGCGGTGCCGTGCTCGCGCTGGCGCTCGGGCTGATCCTGTCGGCGATGACCGGCTCGATCGTGTTCTTCCGCTCCCCCGCGGAGGTGGCCGCGCAGGTCGTCGCGCCGGGCACGCGCTTCCGCTTGGGCGGCCTCGTCAAGGACGGCTCGGTCAAGCGCGGGCCCGACCAGAACGTCGAGTTCTCCGTGACCGACACCAACGCCACCGTTCCCGTGCGGTATCGCGGCCTGCTGCCCGACCTGTTCCGCGAGGGCCAGGGCATCGTCGCCGAGGGCACCCTCGATGCCGGCGGCGTGTTCCGGGCCGACACGGTGCTGGCCAAGCACGACGAGAACTACATGCCCCGCGAGGTCGCCGACGCCCTCAAGGCGCAGGGACGCTGGCAGGAGGGCGGCGCGCAAGGCACGTCGAGGAAGGACGCGCCGAAGCCGGAGGCGGCCGACGCGACCCTCGGCCGGCGCAGCGAGCGTTGA
- a CDS encoding heme lyase CcmF/NrfE family subunit yields MIVEIGHYALALALALSLVQAVMPAWAARSGDAALREVAAPAALGAFACILFAFCALTYAHVTSDFSVQNVVENSHTAKPLIYKISGVWGNHEGSMLLWVLILTLFGAWVATATTSIPPTLRTNTLMVQASVTFVFVLFIITTSNPFARVAPAPLEGNDLNPLLQDAGLAIHPPLLYLGYVGFSITFAFAVAALIEGRIDAVWARAVRPWTLIAWSFLTLGIAMGSYWAYYELGWGGWWFWDPVENASLMPWIAGTALLHSTVVMEKRDALKVWTVLLAILTFSLSLVGTFIVRSGLLTSVHSFASDPSRGVFILGILALFIGGSLTLFAWRAPSLRQGGLFAPISREGALVMNNLFLVAACATVFVGTLYPLLLEMLTGDKISVGPPFFNWTFVPLALPLLVIVPFGQALAWKRGDAAAAAQRLFAAFAVALVVGLGAAALFWGGPVMAPVGLGFGAYLIVGSALEIWSRARGYGPNRTRDLGTTWRRAIGLPRSAWGTALAHAGVGVVVLGIAGQGWATEGLATLKPGGRVAAGPYVATLDRVGPRKGENYEETTAFLTLRTRAGDAVGTAETGKRFYPSRRMTVTESGLKTVGVSQIYASLGEVMPDGSVGLRLYHKPLVLLIWIGALVMAAGGGLSLTDRRMRVGAPVKARAKLPPSAVPAE; encoded by the coding sequence GTGATCGTCGAGATCGGCCATTACGCGCTGGCGCTGGCGCTGGCCCTGTCCCTGGTGCAGGCGGTGATGCCCGCCTGGGCGGCGCGCTCCGGCGACGCGGCCCTGCGCGAGGTGGCGGCGCCCGCCGCGCTGGGCGCCTTCGCCTGCATCCTGTTCGCCTTCTGCGCGCTGACCTACGCGCACGTGACCTCGGACTTCTCGGTCCAGAACGTCGTCGAGAACTCGCATACCGCCAAGCCCCTGATCTACAAGATCTCGGGCGTCTGGGGAAACCACGAGGGCTCGATGCTCCTGTGGGTCCTGATCCTCACCCTGTTCGGAGCCTGGGTGGCCACCGCCACGACCTCGATCCCGCCGACCTTGCGCACCAACACGCTGATGGTGCAGGCGAGCGTCACCTTCGTGTTCGTGCTGTTCATCATCACCACCTCGAACCCGTTCGCCCGGGTGGCGCCGGCGCCGCTGGAGGGCAACGACCTCAACCCGCTGCTGCAGGATGCCGGCCTCGCGATCCATCCGCCGCTGCTCTATCTCGGCTATGTCGGCTTCTCGATCACCTTCGCCTTCGCCGTCGCCGCGCTGATCGAGGGGCGCATCGACGCCGTCTGGGCGCGGGCGGTGCGGCCCTGGACGCTGATCGCCTGGAGCTTCCTGACGCTCGGCATCGCCATGGGCTCGTACTGGGCCTATTACGAACTCGGCTGGGGCGGCTGGTGGTTCTGGGATCCGGTCGAGAACGCCTCGCTGATGCCGTGGATCGCCGGCACCGCGCTCCTGCACTCCACCGTGGTGATGGAGAAGCGCGACGCCTTGAAGGTCTGGACGGTGCTGCTCGCCATCCTCACCTTCTCGCTCTCGCTCGTCGGCACCTTCATCGTGCGCTCCGGGCTGCTGACCTCGGTGCACAGCTTCGCCTCCGATCCGAGCCGCGGCGTCTTCATCCTCGGCATTCTCGCCCTGTTCATCGGCGGTTCGCTGACCCTGTTCGCGTGGCGTGCACCGAGCCTGCGCCAGGGCGGCCTGTTCGCGCCGATCTCCCGCGAGGGCGCGCTGGTGATGAACAACCTGTTCCTCGTGGCCGCCTGCGCCACGGTGTTCGTCGGCACGCTCTATCCGCTGCTCCTCGAGATGCTGACGGGCGACAAGATCTCCGTCGGACCGCCCTTCTTCAACTGGACCTTCGTGCCGCTGGCGCTCCCGCTCCTCGTGATCGTGCCGTTCGGGCAGGCGCTGGCCTGGAAGCGGGGCGACGCCGCGGCCGCCGCGCAGCGTCTGTTCGCGGCCTTCGCGGTGGCGCTCGTGGTCGGGCTCGGTGCGGCGGCCCTGTTCTGGGGCGGACCGGTGATGGCCCCCGTCGGCCTCGGCTTCGGCGCCTACCTCATCGTCGGCTCGGCGCTGGAGATCTGGTCGCGCGCCCGCGGCTACGGCCCGAATCGCACCCGCGACCTCGGCACCACCTGGCGCCGGGCGATCGGCCTGCCGCGCTCGGCCTGGGGCACGGCCCTGGCCCATGCCGGCGTCGGCGTGGTGGTGCTCGGCATCGCCGGCCAGGGCTGGGCGACCGAGGGGCTCGCGACCCTCAAACCCGGCGGCCGCGTCGCCGCCGGCCCCTACGTCGCCACCCTCGACCGGGTCGGCCCGCGCAAGGGCGAGAACTACGAGGAGACCACCGCCTTCCTCACCCTTCGCACGCGGGCGGGCGACGCCGTGGGGACGGCCGAGACCGGCAAGCGCTTCTATCCCTCCCGCCGCATGACGGTGACGGAATCCGGCCTGAAGACGGTGGGCGTGAGCCAGATCTACGCCAGCCTCGGCGAGGTGATGCCCGACGGCTCGGTCGGCCTGCGGCTCTACCACAAGCCGCTGGTGCTGCTGATCTGGATCGGCGCGCTCGTCATGGCGGCCGGCGGCGGCCTGTCGCTGACCGACCGGCGCATGCGGGTCGGCGCCCCCGTCAAGGCGCGCGCCAAGCTGCCGCCCTCTGCGGTGCCCGCGGAATGA
- a CDS encoding response regulator transcription factor, whose amino-acid sequence MRLLVVEDDRDINRQVVAALEEAGYVADKAFDGEEGGYLGENEPYDAIILDMGLPKADGVTVLQNWRRAGVKTPVIILTARDRWSDKVDGFDAGADDYVTKPFHMEELMARVRAILRRAAGHASSQIACGPVTLDTRSGRVFVDGAPIKLTSHEYRLLSYLMHHTGRVVSRAELTEHLYDQDFDRDSNTIEVFVGRLRKKLAVDLIQTVRGLGYLIDPNQPPGRG is encoded by the coding sequence GTGCGTCTGCTCGTGGTCGAGGACGACCGTGACATCAACCGGCAGGTCGTCGCCGCGCTGGAAGAGGCCGGCTACGTCGCCGACAAGGCCTTCGACGGGGAGGAGGGCGGCTATCTCGGCGAGAACGAGCCCTACGACGCGATCATCCTCGACATGGGCCTGCCGAAGGCCGACGGCGTCACCGTGCTCCAGAACTGGCGCCGGGCCGGGGTGAAGACGCCCGTCATCATCCTCACCGCCCGCGACCGCTGGTCGGACAAGGTCGACGGCTTCGACGCGGGCGCCGACGACTACGTCACCAAGCCCTTCCACATGGAGGAGTTGATGGCCCGCGTCCGCGCGATCCTTCGACGCGCCGCGGGCCATGCGTCGAGCCAGATCGCCTGCGGCCCGGTCACCCTCGACACCCGCTCCGGCCGCGTCTTCGTCGACGGCGCGCCGATCAAGCTGACGAGCCACGAATACCGGCTGCTCTCCTACCTGATGCACCACACCGGCCGCGTCGTCTCCCGCGCCGAGCTGACCGAGCATCTCTACGACCAGGATTTCGACCGCGATTCCAACACCATCGAGGTGTTCGTCGGGCGCCTGCGGAAGAAGCTCGCCGTGGACCTGATCCAGACGGTGCGGGGGTTGGGTTACCTGATCGATCCGAACCAGCCGCCCGGGCGGGGGTGA
- a CDS encoding lysozyme, with product MDLSAVGRAVLIAREGRRLEAYRDSVGVWTIGVGHTAAAGPPLPRAGLRIDAEEADAIFARDVARFVGTVARALPGPLPQHAFDALVSLCFNIGPAAFLRSTVLRRLRAGDRAGAAEAILMWNRPAAIIPRRQGEYDQFRTPYETALPRARRGDPQPVPLPAAPPPSALPSASAGWLARLRDRLR from the coding sequence ATGGACCTCAGTGCCGTCGGCCGCGCCGTGCTGATCGCCCGGGAGGGGCGGCGGCTCGAGGCCTACCGCGACAGCGTCGGCGTCTGGACGATCGGCGTCGGCCACACCGCCGCGGCCGGGCCGCCCCTGCCGCGGGCCGGCCTGCGCATCGATGCGGAGGAAGCCGACGCGATCTTCGCCCGCGACGTGGCGCGCTTCGTCGGCACCGTCGCGCGGGCGCTGCCCGGGCCGCTGCCGCAGCACGCCTTCGACGCGCTGGTCTCGCTCTGCTTCAACATCGGTCCGGCGGCCTTCCTGCGCTCGACCGTGCTGCGGCGCCTGCGGGCGGGCGACCGGGCCGGCGCGGCCGAGGCGATCCTGATGTGGAATCGCCCCGCCGCGATCATCCCCCGCCGCCAGGGCGAGTACGACCAGTTCCGCACCCCCTACGAGACCGCCCTGCCGCGGGCCCGGCGCGGCGATCCGCAGCCCGTGCCGCTTCCCGCCGCGCCGCCGCCGTCCGCGCTGCCTTCGGCTTCCGCCGGATGGCTGGCGCGCCTGCGCGATCGACTGCGCTGA
- a CDS encoding cytochrome c-type biogenesis protein CcmH — translation MRRSRFPFALAALALSLAAVPALAVQPDEVLQDPGLEARARDISEGLRCLVCQNQSIDDSDAPLAKDLRVLVRERLKEGDSDRQVVDYVVARYGEFVLLRPVFGWHTLLLWLSPLLAVGFGAFGIWRLSRRRPPKAEGLSRAEEAEVEALLKRP, via the coding sequence ATGAGGCGCTCTCGCTTCCCCTTCGCGCTCGCGGCGCTCGCCCTGAGCCTCGCCGCGGTTCCGGCGCTCGCCGTGCAGCCGGACGAGGTGCTGCAGGATCCGGGCCTCGAAGCCCGGGCGCGGGACATCTCGGAAGGGCTGCGCTGCCTCGTCTGCCAGAACCAGTCGATCGACGATTCCGACGCGCCGCTGGCCAAGGACCTCCGGGTGCTGGTGCGCGAGCGGCTGAAGGAGGGCGACAGCGACCGGCAGGTCGTCGACTACGTGGTCGCCCGCTACGGCGAGTTCGTGCTGCTGCGCCCGGTCTTCGGCTGGCACACGCTGCTGCTCTGGCTGAGCCCGCTGCTGGCGGTGGGCTTCGGCGCCTTCGGCATCTGGCGCCTGTCGCGGCGCCGGCCGCCGAAGGCGGAGGGGCTGTCCCGAGCGGAGGAAGCGGAGGTCGAGGCGCTGCTCAAGCGGCCGTAG
- a CDS encoding type II toxin-antitoxin system VapB family antitoxin produces the protein MALHIRDAETDRLVRLLAERKGVPLTEAIKVAGRNELEREERRPGLWARLKPLHERVAARPSTGLEADKAFFDDLCIR, from the coding sequence ATGGCCCTGCACATTCGCGATGCTGAAACCGACCGCCTCGTCCGTCTCCTGGCCGAGCGGAAGGGCGTTCCGCTCACCGAAGCCATCAAGGTCGCCGGCCGCAACGAGTTGGAGCGGGAGGAACGCCGGCCCGGCTTGTGGGCGCGGCTGAAACCGCTGCACGAGCGCGTGGCCGCACGCCCCTCCACGGGCCTTGAGGCCGACAAGGCGTTCTTCGACGATTTATGTATACGCTAA
- the ccmI gene encoding c-type cytochrome biogenesis protein CcmI has protein sequence MTAIWFILAAMTGAAVFALLWPMSRRRRQEVEGGASGLATETGFYEDQLAEIERDLARGLIAPAEAEAARTEAARRLLRASREERAGSPGAAPIAEPHLRQRRAASAFALSTIPLVALVVYGLYGSPNLPSQTEADRKATRAGAQDLMTAIGQIEARLANHPNDARGWSVLGPVYMRLGRFDDAARAYAALVRLKGEDAQALSDWGEALVAAAEGTVSPEARKVLDRALAADPKAAKPQFYLARGDEQSGDVAGAVRRLEAMAASAPADAPWLPTVRENLARLKGGAIAAPTVEGDAKEPPKPEGPVAGPGAGIRALPPSERIDAIRGMVEGLERRLAKQGGSADEWLRLVRSHAVLGERDKALDALERGRKALAEDGPATARLDAQAHELGLAKAAGPRPRAGMGDKPGAGPGRAEPDAAATAIEAMPPAEREAAIRGMVASLDRRLAAKGGSADEWMRLVRSYGVLGDRAAAAQALDRAKMALAANPTAVERLDGLERELDLGPAPQP, from the coding sequence ATGACGGCGATCTGGTTCATCCTGGCGGCCATGACCGGCGCGGCCGTGTTCGCGCTGCTCTGGCCGATGTCGCGCCGCCGCCGACAGGAGGTCGAGGGGGGGGCGTCGGGCCTTGCCACCGAGACCGGCTTCTACGAGGATCAACTGGCCGAGATCGAGCGCGATCTCGCCCGCGGCCTGATCGCGCCGGCCGAGGCCGAGGCCGCGCGCACCGAGGCGGCGCGCCGGCTGCTGCGGGCGAGCCGCGAGGAGCGGGCGGGCTCCCCGGGCGCCGCGCCGATCGCCGAGCCGCATCTGCGTCAGCGCCGGGCGGCCTCCGCCTTCGCGCTCTCCACGATCCCCCTCGTGGCGCTCGTGGTCTACGGCCTCTACGGTTCGCCGAACCTCCCGTCGCAGACCGAGGCCGACCGCAAGGCGACGCGGGCGGGGGCGCAGGATCTGATGACCGCCATCGGCCAGATCGAGGCGCGGCTCGCCAACCACCCGAACGATGCCCGCGGCTGGAGCGTGCTCGGGCCCGTCTACATGCGGCTCGGGCGCTTCGACGATGCCGCCCGCGCCTACGCGGCGCTCGTGCGCCTCAAGGGCGAGGACGCCCAGGCCCTGTCCGATTGGGGCGAGGCCCTGGTCGCGGCGGCCGAGGGCACGGTCTCGCCGGAGGCCCGCAAGGTGCTGGACCGGGCGCTTGCCGCCGACCCGAAGGCGGCCAAGCCCCAGTTCTACCTCGCCCGCGGCGACGAGCAGTCCGGCGACGTGGCCGGCGCCGTGCGGCGCCTCGAAGCGATGGCGGCCTCCGCCCCCGCGGATGCGCCCTGGCTGCCGACGGTGCGGGAGAACCTCGCCCGGCTGAAGGGCGGGGCGATCGCCGCGCCGACGGTCGAGGGGGATGCGAAGGAACCGCCCAAGCCGGAGGGCCCGGTGGCCGGACCGGGCGCCGGCATCCGGGCGCTGCCGCCCTCCGAGCGGATCGACGCGATCCGCGGCATGGTCGAGGGGCTGGAGCGGCGGCTGGCCAAGCAGGGCGGCAGCGCCGACGAGTGGCTGCGCCTCGTGCGCTCCCACGCCGTGCTCGGCGAGCGCGACAAGGCGCTCGACGCCCTGGAACGCGGGCGCAAGGCGCTGGCCGAGGATGGGCCGGCGACGGCGCGTCTCGACGCGCAGGCCCACGAACTCGGCCTCGCGAAGGCCGCGGGACCGCGCCCCCGGGCCGGGATGGGCGACAAGCCGGGCGCCGGGCCGGGCCGGGCGGAGCCCGACGCCGCGGCCACTGCGATCGAGGCGATGCCGCCGGCCGAGCGCGAGGCGGCGATCCGCGGCATGGTCGCGAGTCTCGACCGGCGGCTCGCGGCCAAGGGCGGCAGCGCCGACGAGTGGATGCGGCTCGTGCGCTCCTACGGCGTGCTCGGCGACCGTGCCGCCGCGGCCCAGGCCCTCGACCGGGCCAAGATGGCGCTCGCCGCCAACCCGACCGCGGTGGAGCGCCTCGACGGTCTGGAGCGGGAACTCGACCTGGGTCCGGCCCCCCAGCCGTAA
- a CDS encoding ATP-binding protein, giving the protein MTDRLAWLPLRRRSIAVRLAVSSFLSSTAILVIAAFILTTLYRENTERAFDSRLLVFANNLATDLVSPSDPETRSFSLGDPRFDLPLSGWYWQVGRPDAKPRDLRTSRSLVGVPLKGPDQAGTATIGQIRQGYGKGQDDRTLRIVERDVDVGADGRYTVRVAGPADEIVNDVERFRFSLFMTFGLLGFSLAATALLQIRFGLAPLRKLRTALGTIRRGEADRIDGEYPRDIAPLAGEINLLIETNREILERARTQVGNLAHALKTPLSIIVNEAGAGDAPPELSEKIREQAAVMRDQVNYHLDRARAAALAGTLGTSTEVEPALAGLVRTFGKIYRDKDIAYEVHVPPGLRFRGEKQDFEEMIGNLVDNASKWAAGRVAISAAPTGEHDYPHLLVAVEDDGPGLPEEDRAAVLKRGRRLDETKPGSGLGLSIVADLAALYRGRFRLEAAALGGLRAVIEVPGDAPAGAGQR; this is encoded by the coding sequence ATGACAGACCGCCTCGCCTGGCTCCCCCTGCGCCGCCGCTCCATCGCGGTGCGGCTCGCGGTCTCCTCGTTCCTGTCGAGCACCGCGATCCTCGTCATCGCGGCCTTCATCCTCACCACGCTCTACCGCGAGAACACCGAGCGCGCCTTCGACAGCCGCCTGCTCGTCTTCGCCAACAACCTCGCCACCGATCTCGTCTCCCCGAGCGATCCCGAGACGCGCTCCTTCTCGCTCGGCGATCCCCGTTTCGACCTGCCGCTCTCGGGCTGGTACTGGCAGGTCGGGCGGCCCGACGCGAAGCCGCGGGATCTGCGCACCTCGCGCTCGCTCGTCGGCGTGCCGCTGAAAGGCCCGGATCAGGCCGGCACCGCGACCATCGGCCAGATCCGCCAGGGCTACGGCAAGGGCCAGGACGACCGGACCCTGCGCATCGTCGAGCGCGACGTCGATGTCGGGGCCGACGGGCGCTACACCGTGCGGGTGGCCGGACCCGCCGACGAGATCGTCAACGACGTCGAGCGTTTCCGCTTCTCGCTGTTCATGACCTTCGGCCTGCTCGGCTTCTCGCTCGCGGCGACCGCGCTCCTGCAGATCCGCTTCGGCCTCGCCCCCTTGCGCAAGCTGCGCACGGCGCTCGGCACGATCCGCCGCGGCGAGGCCGATCGGATCGACGGCGAGTATCCGCGCGACATCGCCCCGCTGGCGGGCGAAATCAACCTCCTGATCGAGACCAACCGCGAGATCCTGGAGCGCGCCCGGACCCAGGTCGGCAATCTCGCCCACGCGCTGAAGACCCCGCTCTCGATCATCGTCAACGAGGCCGGCGCCGGGGATGCCCCGCCGGAACTGTCGGAGAAGATCCGCGAACAGGCGGCGGTGATGCGCGATCAGGTGAACTATCACCTCGATCGCGCCCGGGCCGCCGCGCTGGCAGGGACCCTCGGCACGTCGACGGAGGTCGAGCCGGCGCTCGCCGGCCTCGTGAGAACGTTCGGAAAGATCTACCGCGACAAGGACATCGCCTACGAGGTCCACGTGCCGCCGGGCCTGCGCTTCCGCGGCGAGAAGCAGGATTTCGAGGAGATGATCGGCAACCTCGTCGACAACGCCTCGAAATGGGCCGCCGGCCGCGTCGCGATCTCCGCCGCGCCGACCGGCGAACACGATTATCCCCACCTCCTCGTGGCGGTCGAGGATGACGGGCCGGGCCTGCCGGAGGAGGATCGTGCGGCGGTGCTCAAGCGCGGCCGTCGCCTCGACGAGACCAAGCCCGGCTCCGGCCTCGGCCTGTCGATCGTGGCCGATCTCGCCGCGCTCTACCGCGGCCGCTTCCGCCTGGAGGCGGCGGCCCTGGGGGGCTTGCGCGCGGTGATCGAGGTGCCGGGCGATGCGCCCGCGGGTGCCGGACAACGCTGA